One genomic segment of Hevea brasiliensis isolate MT/VB/25A 57/8 chromosome 3, ASM3005281v1, whole genome shotgun sequence includes these proteins:
- the LOC110666668 gene encoding scarecrow-like protein 13: MQTSQKHKSSAGIHGFYHQPQEIDQYGLPHIQILDNNVFSDVGNQGTTVSFQNYKDEYFTLESSTATGGFVVYDSPAASVSSNRSPFSPQGSHSYLSDPHHSPDNIYGSPMSGSSSADDDNLLMRQKLRELEFLLLGSESDITKNCDFCFHQADRLASWDWNQMVEMIPRLDIKQVLFACAQSVSDGDIQRAAGLMHMLEQMVSVSGEPMQRLGAYMLEGLRARVELSGSKIYRALKCDAPLSSDLMTYMGILFKICPYWRFAYTAANVVIREAMVYEPRIHIIDFQIAQGTQWMYLIKSLADRPGGPPSIRITGVDDPQSAHARGGGLPIVGHKLSCFAESCNVPFEFYDAAMSGCEVQLEHLGLQPGEAVVVNFPYVLHHMPDESVNTWNHRDRLLRLVKSLSPKVVTLIEQESNTNTKPFLPRFKATLEYYAAMFESIDAGSSRDDKQRINAEQHCVARDIVNMIACEGADRVERHELFGKWSLRFNMAGFTQYPLTSMVTGAVRDLLREYDRNYGLQEKDGALYLWWMNTPMATFSAWRRSPDSSSGVL; this comes from the coding sequence GGACGAATACTTTACCTTGGAATCTTCCACGGCTACTGGAGGTTTTGTTGTCTATGATTCACCTGCTGCCAGTGTCTCATCCAACAGAAGTCCCTTTTCACCCCAAGGTTCACATTCGTACCTATCAGATCCTCATCATTCTCCTGATAACATATATGGATCTCCAATGAGTGGATCTTCATCTGCTGATGATGACAATCTACTAATGAGGCAGAAATTAAGGGAACTGGAATTTTTGTTACTGGGGTCTGAATCAGACATTACAAAAAACTGTGATTTCTGCTTCCATCAAGCTGATCGATTAGCAAGTTGGGACTGGAACCAAATGGTAGAAATGATCCCTAGGTTAGACATAAAACAGGTGCTCTTTGCCTGTGCTCAGTCTGTATCTGATGGTGATATACAAAGAGCTGCAGGTTTAATGCATATGTTGGAGCAAATGGTTTCAGTCTCTGGGGAGCCAATGCAGCGTTTGGGAGCTTACATGTTGGAAGGGCTCAGAGCAAGGGTGGAACTCTCAGGAAGTAAAATCTACAGAGCCTTGAAGTGTGATGCACCACTGAGCTCAGATCTGATGACTTACATGGGTATTCTCTTTAAGATCTGTCCCTACTGGAGGTTTGCATACACAGCTGCCAATGTTGTCATCCGTGAAGCTATGGTGTATGAGCCTAGAATTCACATAATTGATTTCCAGATTGCACAGGGCACCCAGTGGATGTACTTAATCAAGTCACTTGCAGATCGGCCAGGTGGCCCCCCGTCAATTCGCATAACTGGTGTTGATGATCCCCAGTCAGCTCATGCTCGTGGTGGTGGACTTCCTATTGTAGGGCACAAGCTATCATGTTTTGCTGAGTCATGCAATGTGCCATTTGAGTTCTATGATGCCGCCATGTCTGGTTGTGAGGTTCAACTTGAACATCTTGGGTTGCAGCCTGGAGAAGCTGTGGTTGTGAATTTTCCATATGTATTGCACCACATGCCAGATGAGAGTGTGAACACATGGAATCACAGAGACCGACTGTTAAGGCTGGTAAAGAGTTTGTCACCAAAGGTTGTGACGCTCATTGAGCAAGAATCTAACACTAATACTAAGCCATTCCTTCCAAGGTTCAAGGCAACACTAGAATATTATGCCGCTATGTTTGAATCAATTGATGCTGGATCCTCTAGGGATGACAAGCAGAGGATAAATGCTGAGCAACACTGTGTGGCTCGCGACATTGTCAATATGATTGCTTGTGAGGGAGCTGACAGGGTTGAACGACACGAACTCTTTGGGAAGTGGAGTTTGCGATTTAATATGGCTGGATTTACTCAGTACCCACTAACTTCCATGGTGACAGGTGCTGTCAGAGATTTATTGAGAGAATATGATAGGAACTATGGACTTCAAGAGAAGGATGGTGCTCTTTACCTTTGGTGGATGAACACACCCATGGCAACCTTTTCTGCTTGGAGGCGAAGCCCTGATAGTAGCAGTGGAGTTCTTTAA